One Tetrapisispora phaffii CBS 4417 chromosome 2, complete genome genomic region harbors:
- the HUL4 gene encoding putative E3 ubiquitin-protein ligase HUL4 (similar to Saccharomyces cerevisiae HUL4 (YJR036C); ancestral locus Anc_1.462), translating into MRTKTIVAAPINPKETSIANEQNTVIKEVSINCPCCGTLLRLPNDIPKVRCVVCQVSTYIEKEQNELDEPQQNSEIATCSLTTLTKIINECKLKLKQMSNEPKKDITSEEKSRMFNPVRNYLVECFHSIKILNNSFFIRNEKGEVHNAIIDFKELNSFYELLIKLPTRKPFYSMLCACNDMLKRPGLEYSLNDNNASFRWILIIWSNPMIRECLYYNTSSTQSQSNDNLKKRGLTRFATSEINSVSYELTKRCIGYMSTFKIISKPKFEQFVNFLKVLPLDILSQYVETVNLYITFQFSRIFKSRLNENIKPPQPRITNSRYSIVGSLYHTTSNSRTTTSNNNNNNNNGMYTTNNNNHNLWYNSDDDDIDDIDGSNQPSPVGEGTWNQELNNNELFDKLNGVDVPSKSDFKFKLHDYDTNWHIKNAANLMTIFKLANDSRETFKKLSTQCYYNMMLDFIDYKQDFENWKKTKSLNRRSTIRSIRDYTNLKNTSTSSITFCQHPTLLSLGLKISIMNYEVKRIMEFEAEQAFLKSIDQHKQFDVYFKIKVRRTHITSDSLKSIKNHPKDFLKSLRVEFIDEPGIDAGGLRKEWFLLLSKSLFSPMNGLFVYNKQSYLSWFNINPGSVDDKNEEMYYLFGLVLGLAIFNSTILDIQFPKALYKKLCHEQLKFGDYMELYPETGKSLIKLLNYNEPDFEEAFSLNFETTYDNPMFESVPDKITDSQNRKVTVELCENGSLTPVTNENKDKFIQKWFDFYMNKSIEKQFTKFKTGFYEVVSQCESSKLFNSEELEKLICGERESESYDFSMLRSVCTYTGGYTNNDTIINWFWEILESWDPELQKKLLQFVTGSDRIPSTGISTLTFKISKLTINPYTTYNKTTIEPLPLAHTCFNELCLWEFKNKEVLEKKLKIAITESEGYGFK; encoded by the coding sequence atgagAACTAAGACTATTGTTGCTGCTCCGATCAATCCCAAAGAAACAAGTATTGCTAATGAACAAAATACAGTCATTAAAGAAGTCAGCATCAATTGTCCTTGTTGTGGTACTTTATTAAGACTACCCAATGACATACCAAAGGTGAGATGCGTAGTCTGTCAGGTTTCGACCTATATAGAGAAAGAACAAAATGAATTGGATGAACCACAACAGAATTCAGAAATCGCAACCTGCAGTTTAACTACCTTAACGAAGATAATTAACGAATGTAAATTGAAGCTTAAGCAAATGAGCAATGAACCAAAGAAAGATATTACTAGTGAAGAAAAATCAAGGATGTTTAATCCTGTTCGGAATTACCTAGTTGAATGCTTTCATagcattaaaatattaaataattcattttttatacGAAATGAAAAGGGTGAAGTTCACAACGcaattattgattttaaagaGTTGAATAGCTTCTATGAACTCCTAATTAAGCTTCCAACTAGAAAACCTTTTTATTCAATGCTATGTGCCTGTAATGATATGTTAAAAAGACCTGGATTGGAATATAGTTTGAATGATAATAACGCATCCTTTAGATGGATTCTTATAATTTGGTCCAATCCAATGATTAGGGAATGTCTTTATTATAATACGTCATCTACACAATCTCAGAgtaatgataatttaaagaagaGAGGTCTAACGCGTTTTGCAACTTCAGAAATCAACTCAGTTTCTTATGAACTAACAAAAAGATGTATCGGATACATGTcaacatttaaaattataagcAAACCCAAGTTCGAGCAATTTGTGAACTTTTTGAAAGTTTTACCTCTCGATATTTTATCACAATATGTGGAGACAGtgaatttatatataactttCCAATTTTCTAGGATTTTTAAAAGTCgtttaaatgaaaatataaaaccTCCTCAACCAAGAATCACAAACTCAAGATATAGTATTGTTGGGAGTCTTTATCACACTACATCCAATTCACGGACAACCACAagtaataacaataataataataataatgggATGTATACTACGAACAACAATAATCACAATCTTTGGTATAATTCCGATGACgatgatattgatgatattgatgGTAGCAACCAACCTTCTCCTGTAGGAGAAGGAACATGGAATCAAGAAttaaacaataatgaaCTTTTTGATAAACTAAACGGTGTAGATGTTCCTTCTAAAAgtgattttaaatttaaactTCATGATTATGACACAAATTGGCATATTAAAAACGCAGCAAATTTAATgacaatttttaaattggCTAATGATTCTAGAGAgacttttaaaaaattatccacacaatgttattataatatgatGCTTGATTTTATAGACTATAAAcaagattttgaaaactgGAAAAAAACTAAATCTCTAAATAGAAGATCAACAATAAGGAGCATTAGGGACTACacaaatttgaagaatacTTCAACATCAAGTATTACATTTTGCCAACATCCAACACTTTTATCATTAggtttaaaaatttcaattatgAATTATGAagtaaaaagaataatggAATTTGAAGCCGAACAGGCATTTCTAAAATCTATTGATCAACACAAACAATTTGAtgtttatttcaaaattaaagtCAGAAGGACGCATATTACTTCAGATTCTTTGAAATCGATTAAAAATCATCCTaaagattttttaaaatccTTAAGAGTGgaatttattgatgaacCAGGTATTGATGCTGGCGGTCTAAGAAAAGAATGGTTTTTATTACTTTCCAAATCATTGTTTAGTCCTATGAATGGtctttttgtttataataaacaaaGTTATCTTTCATGGTTCAATATTAATCCTGGGTCTGTTGATGATAAGAATGAAGAAATGTACTATCTATTTGGATTGGTTTTAGGATTGGCTATATTTAACAGCACCATTTTAGACATTCAATTTCCAAAAGCACTTTATAAAAAGCTTTGTCATGAACAGTTGAAATTTGGTGATTATATGGAATTGTACCCAGAAACTGGAAAAAGTttgattaaattattaaattacaaTGAACCGGATTTTGAAGAAGCattttcattgaattttgaGACCACATATGACAACCCAATGTTTGAATCAGTACCAGATAAAATAACTGACTCACAGAATAGAAAAGTAACTGTTGAGTTATGTGAAAATGGTAGCTTGACACCAGTCACCAACGAAAATAAAGACAAGTTTATACAAAAATGGTTTGATTTTTATATGAACAAAAGTATAGAAAAACAGTTCACAAAATTCAAAACCGGATTCTACGAGGTGGTTTCTCAATGTGAGTCTagtaaattatttaattcagaagaattagaaaagtTAATTTGTGGTGAGAGAGAAAGTGAAAGTTACGATTTTTCGATGTTACGTTCCGTATGTACGTATACAGGTGGCTATACAAATAATGACacaattattaattggTTTTGGGAAATTCTTGAAAGTTGGGATCCTGaattgcaaaaaaaattgcTACAATTTGTGACGGGATCTGATCGTATACCATCTACAGGTATTTCAACTttaacttttaaaatatctaaattaaCAATAAACCCATACACAACCTATAATAAAACCACTATAGAACCTCTTCCTTTAGCACACACATGTTTTAATGAGTTATGCTTATGggaattcaaaaataaagaagttCTAGAAAAAAAACTGAAGATTGCAATTACGGAATCGGAAGGTTATGGATTCAAATAG
- the SNU13 gene encoding RNA binding protein SNU13 (similar to Saccharomyces cerevisiae SNU13 (YEL026W); ancestral locus Anc_1.465) has protein sequence MSAPNPKAFPLADAELSQQILDVVQQSANLRQLKKGANEATKTLNRGISEFIIMAADCEPIEILLHLPLLCEDKNVPYVFVPSRVALGRACGVSRPVIAASITTNDASSIKNQIYAVKDKIETLLI, from the coding sequence ATGTCCGCCCCAAACCCAAAAGCCTTTCCATTAGCTGACGCTGAACTATCTCAACAGATCTTAGATGTTGTCCAACAGTCTGCCAATTTGAGACAATTGAAGAAAGGTGCCAACGAGGCCACCAAGACTTTGAACAGAGGTATCTCCGAATTCATCATCATGGCTGCTGACTGTGAACCAATCGAAATCTTACTACATTTACCATTATTATGTGAAGATAAGAACGTTCCATATGTCTTCGTTCCTTCAAGAGTCGCTCTAGGCAGAGCATGTGGTGTCTCCAGACCAGTTATTGCTGCCTCCATCACCACCAACGACGCTTCTTCCATCAAGAACCAAATCTACGCCGTCAAGGACAAGATTGAGACTTTATTGATCTAA
- the GEF1 gene encoding Gef1p (similar to Saccharomyces cerevisiae GEF1 (YJR040W); ancestral locus Anc_1.466), with translation MSKYGPLSMGMDDAFDDSNNAVSPDFNSNSTGETVEKMIPEVARFDQFTTIDWIAEESTPVLLTNGALINVSNINDIDSNNENNGRAEFSRFGNYKKLIWERSRAVITLTLIAITIGCIAAFLQIFTETLVNWKTGHCKRNWILNKSFCCSIDLSEEGKSEDPVGKFVEAGMNFRKRMFMELSKREELDCVDDGLWVNRSGILAPFITFMLFSILFALASNLLVKYVAPSATGSGISEIKVWVSGFQYNDKFLNIVTLFVKSIALPLAISSGLSVGKEGPSVHYATCVGYVITNWLLKDVLTFSQQSEYLTATSAAGVAVAFGTPIGGVLFGLEEIAPTNEFKLSTLWKSYYVALGAVATLKFINPFRNGMIVLFNVTYDRYWKASEIPIFILLGIFGGLYGKYVSKWNIHYVQFRRKYLSSWPTQEVLILTVFTAFISYFNEFLKLDMTESMGILFHECSSLNSGEESTFSHRLCTMDKNPTIASFIQITTSLAFATIFRTIMVVMSYGAMIPAGIFVPSMAVGATFGRFVSLFVERIINDQSSITPGTYAFLGAAAALSGITNLTITVVVIMFELTGAFIYIIPTMMVVAITRLVLEHEKVFGGIADQMILVNGFPYIELDSEDTFMRQHTAEDIMTKDLKYLSETMNLSEIKDIVYSHAGSVLKGFPIIRDFDQSEPDKVMIGYVLKKHLLAKLEEPDFMFTDEESVVVNFIEAKNDNNRVLDEALSLINFSDVVNFSPITVKPNTPVSLLFRMFKQLGCKTIIVESQGIIKGLITVKDLLRFERSKHREIYGPFYPESEFLSERFWPIVKQLINRFR, from the coding sequence ATGTCAAAATATGGGCCATTAAGTATGGGAATGGATGATGCATTTGATGACTCAAATAATGCTGTTAGTCCTGATTTCAATTCGAATAGTACTGGGGAAACGGTTGAGAAAATGATACCTGAAGTGGCTAGGTTTGATCAATTTACCACGATAGACTGGATTGCGGAGGAAAGCACTCCTGTACTGTTAACAAATGGTGCATTGATCAATGTGTCgaatattaatgatatagATAGCAATAACGAGAACAATGGCAGGGCAGAGTTCTCAAGGTTTGGTAATTACAAGAAACTCATCTGGGAAAGATCTAGGGCTGTGATTACATTGACTTTAATTGCAATTACAATCGGTTGCATTGCTGCTTttttacaaatatttacaGAAACATTAGTTAATTGGAAAACAGGTCATTGTAAAAGGAACTGGATTTTAAACAAATCATTCTGTTGTAGTATTGATTTATCAGAGGAAGGGAAAAGTGAGGACCCAGTGGGAAAATTTGTAGAGGCTGGAATGAATTTCAGGAAGAGAATGTTTATGGAACTTTCGAAAAGAGAAGAATTAGATTGTGTCGATGATGGGTTATGGGTAAATAGATCAGGGATCTTAGCGCCTTTCATCACATTTATGTTATTTTCCATACTCTTCGCACTCGCAAGCAACCTTTTAGTGAAATACGTAGCACCAAGTGCTACTGGCTCAGGTATCTCAGAAATCAAAGTTTGGGTTTCTGGTTTCCAATATAATGATAAGTTCTTAAACATCGTTACGTTATTTGTTAAGAGCATTGCTTTACCCTTGGCAATTTCTTCCGGGTTAAGTGTCGGCAAAGAAGGTCCTTCCGTTCACTACGCTACATGTGTCGGTTATGTCATTACAAATTGGTTATTGAAAGATGTTTTAACGTTTTCACAGCAATCAGAATACCTGACTGCTACGAGTGCAGCAGGTGTAGCTGTCGCATTTGGTACTCCGATTGGGGGTGTACTTTTTGGTTTAGAAGAGATCGCACCaacaaatgaatttaaattaagTACATTGTGGAAATCGTATTACGTGGCGTTAGGTGCTGTCGcaacattaaaatttattaaccCATTCAGGAATGGTATGATCGTTTTATTCAATGTCACATATGATAGGTACTGGAAAGCATCTGAAAttccaatttttattttacttgGTATCTTCGGTGGATTATATGGTAAATATGTTTCCAAATGGAACATACATTATGTCCAATTTCGTAGGAAATATTTGTCAAGTTGGCCAACTCAAGaagttttgattttaaCTGTGTTCACTGcttttatttcatattttaatgaattcttAAAGCTAGATATGACTGAGAGTATGggtattttatttcatgAATGTTCCTCATTAAATAGCGGAGAAGAATCAACTTTTAGCCACAGATTATGTACTATGGATAAAAACCCTACCATTGCTAGTTTTATACAAATCACAACTTCCTTGGCATTTGCAACAATATTTAGAACAATTATGGTTGTCATGTCGTATGGTGCAATGATTCCTGCCGGTATTTTTGTCCCTTCAATGGCTGTCGGCGCAACATTTGGTCGTTTTGTCAGTTTGTTTGttgaaagaattattaacgATCAATCATCCATTACTCCTGGTACATATGCATTTTTAGGTGCCGCTGCTGCGTTAAGTGGTATCACTAACTTAACTATTACCGTTGTCGTGATTATGTTCGAATTAACTGGtgcatttatatatattattccTACGATGATGGTTGTCGCTATCACGAGATTGGTATTAGAACATGAGAAAGTGTTTGGAGGTATCGCTGATCAGATGATTTTAGTTAATGGATTTCCATATATTGAGCTTGATAGCGAAGATACTTTCATGAGACAGCATACTGCCGAGGATATAATGACTAAAGATTTGAAGTATTTATCTGAGACAATGAATTTATcagaaattaaagatataGTATATTCACATGCTGGCAGTGTATTAAAAGGGTTCCCTATAATAAGAGATTTTGACCAAAGTGAACCAGATAAAGTTATGATAGGTTACGTCCTGAAGAAGCATTTACTTGCAAAGCTTGAGGAACCAGACTTTATGTTTACTGATGAAGAAAGCGTAGTGGTTAATTTCATAGAGGCCAAGAATGACAACAATAGGGTTCTTGACGAAGCATTAAGCTTGATTAACTTTAGCGATGTTGTAAATTTCTCACCAATAACAGTGAAACCAAACACTCctgtttctttattattcaGAATGTTTAAGCAATTAGGTTGCAAGACTATAATAGTGGAATCACAAGGTATCATCAAGGGTCTAATAACAGtaaaagatttattaagATTTGAGAGGTCTAAGCATAGAGAAATTTATGGACCATTTTACCCAGAGAGTGAATTTTTAAGTGAACGATTTTGGCCAATTgttaaacaattaattaaCAGATTCAGATAG
- the TPHA0B04050 gene encoding V-type proton ATPase 16 kDa proteolipid subunit (similar to Saccharomyces cerevisiae CUP5 (YEL027W); ancestral locus Anc_1.469) yields MSTDLCPVYAPFFGAMGCAAAIIFTSFGAAYGTAKSGVGICATCVLRPDLLFKNIVPVIMAGIIAIYGLVVSVLVCYSLGQKQALYTGFIQLGAGLSVGLSGLAAGFAIGIVGDAGVRGNSQQPRLFVGMILILIFAEVLGLYGLIVALLLNSRATQDVVC; encoded by the coding sequence aTGAGTACTGATTTATGTCCTGTTTATGCTCCATTTTTTGGTGCCATGGGTTGCGCTGCTGCCATTATCTTCACCTCGTTTGGTGCTGCTTACGGTACTGCTAAGTCAGGTGTCGGTATCTGTGCCACTTGTGTCTTAAGACCAGATTTATTGTTTAAGAACATTGTTCCTGTCATTATGGCTGGTATCATTGCCATTTACGGTTTGGTTGTTTCCGTTCTAGTTTGTTATTCTCTAGGTCAAAAACAAGCTCTATACACTGGTTTCATCCAACTAGGTGCCGGTCTGTCAGTCGGCCTAAGTGGTTTAGCTGCTGGTTTTGCAATCGGTATTGTCGGTGATGCAGGTGTTAGAGGTAACTCACAACAACCAAGATTATTCGTCGGtatgattttgattttgattttcgCTGAAGTTTTAGGTTTATATGGTTTGATCGTTGCACTATTGCTGAACTCTAGGGCTACTCAAGACGTTGTTTGTTAA
- the POL32 gene encoding DNA polymerase delta subunit POL32 (similar to Saccharomyces cerevisiae POL32 (YJR043C); ancestral locus Anc_1.470) — MSDTLNTKIIEFINERLFTDVQAVQFQDLMSAFAVSHLQAKGFMYEYYKQTTGMKFNCVILCVFKDGDMKIVNDISSFDSLNQDIVDCFIYAFNPMKEYIPMSSISDHYKSLTIKNSVEYKGKIAEVNVASSVPKIVNRSHTADVSESKGTSTMSQRSKTIAADGKNEAKSVKLNSSTTKSKPGSSLRSTEILAKMKRAREEKEEERQNELKKRKDEQNKKMQNDPKRKKQLESLKGIFDDEDEDDVELASEAADASTQETHLKTEEEKKVPAKTEKDYENLEDLLDTTAEESLLGIKNPSSPKKVEALDEEENKEVPEEVSSSFVDEEGYIVTQRPAPKTKTPSKSKQKPKTLPSSANKDKIKQESALKTRTTGVKKQTTLEGFFKKSSKK, encoded by the coding sequence ATGTCAGATACTCTAAATACAAAGATAATTGAGTTCATCAACGAGCGGTTGTTCACTGATGTGCAAGCTGTTCAATTTCAAGATTTAATGTCTGCATTTGCGGTCAGTCATTTACAAGCAAAGGGTTTTATGtatgaatattataaacaaaCGACTGGTATGAAATTCAATTGTGTTATACTTTGCGTGTTCAAAGATGGAGATATGAAAATAGTTAATGATATTAGCTCCTTTGACAGTTTGAATCAGGATATTGTTGATTGTTTCATATATGCGTTCAATCCGatgaaagaatatattCCCATGAGTTCAATAAGCGATCACTACAAAAGCTTAACAATCAAGAATAGCGTTGAATATAAGGGGAAGATAGCGGAAGTGAACGTTGCGAGTAGCGTCCCTAAGATAGTGAACAGATCTCACACAGCTGACGTCAGTGAGAGCAAAGGAACCTCTACAATGTCCCAGAGATCAAAGACTATCGCAGCTGATGGCAAGAACGAAGCTAAATCTGTGAAACTCAATAGCTCGACGACAAAGAGTAAACCTGGAAGTTCTCTGAGATCGACTGAAATATTGGCTAAAATGAAGAGAGCCAGAGAAGAGAAAGAGGAAGAAAGACAAAACgaattgaagaaaagaaaagacGAACAAAACAAGAAGATGCAAAACGATCCGAAGAGAAAGAAACAATTAGAGAGTTTGAAAGGAATATTCGATGATGAAGACGAGGATGATGTTGAGTTAGCATCAGAGGCCGCCGATGCAAGTACACAAGAAACTCACCTCAAgacagaagaagaaaagaaagttcCTGCTAAGACAGAAAAAGATTATGAAAATCTGGAAGACTTACTAGACACGACTGCTGAGGAGTCACTGCTAGGTATAAAGAACCCTAGTTCGCCGAAAAAAGTTGAAGCACTAGATGAGGAAGAGAATAAAGAAGTACCAGAAGAAGTGTCTTCATCCTTTGTAGACGAAGAAGGTTACATAGTTACACAACGTCCCGCACCTAAGACCAAGACCCCATCAAAATCGAAACAAAAACCTAAAACTTTACCCTCATCAGCAAACAAAGATAAGATTAAACAAGAGAGTGCATTAAAAACAAGGACCACTGGCGTCAAGAAGCAAACCACATTAGAAGGGTTCTTCAAAAAGTCatctaaaaaataa